One Dehalococcoidia bacterium genomic region harbors:
- the arsM gene encoding arsenite methyltransferase encodes MTEMTSEQIKRAVAERYGARARRAAALEDSIPLEVVAASADASCDDSCCAPAAPSEAEVSFVKGLYAQAEVEGLPAGALEAAAGCGNPTAIAELRRGETVLDLGSGGGIDCFLAARQVGPTGRVIGVDMTPDMMNLARENAAKVGATNVQFKLGEIEDLPLPDESVDVIISNCVINLSPDKRQVFREAFRVLRPGGRLRVSDMVWLGERPADAEGAESWAGCVAGALPLQEYLAAIQEAGFTGARAEPKQLDPEKTLASALIYAEKP; translated from the coding sequence ATGACGGAGATGACCTCAGAGCAGATCAAGCGCGCGGTGGCCGAGCGCTACGGCGCCAGGGCCCGCAGGGCAGCAGCGTTGGAGGACTCGATCCCCTTGGAGGTCGTGGCCGCGAGCGCGGACGCCAGCTGCGACGACTCCTGTTGTGCACCGGCTGCCCCGAGCGAGGCTGAAGTCAGCTTCGTGAAGGGGCTCTATGCCCAGGCCGAGGTGGAAGGCCTTCCCGCCGGCGCCCTGGAGGCCGCGGCCGGTTGCGGCAATCCCACCGCGATCGCCGAGCTCAGGAGGGGTGAGACCGTGCTCGACCTGGGCTCCGGTGGCGGCATCGACTGCTTCCTGGCGGCCAGGCAGGTGGGCCCAACCGGGCGCGTCATCGGCGTCGACATGACGCCCGACATGATGAACCTGGCGCGCGAGAATGCGGCGAAGGTGGGGGCAACGAACGTGCAGTTCAAGCTGGGCGAGATCGAGGACCTGCCGCTGCCGGACGAGTCCGTCGACGTGATCATCTCGAACTGCGTTATCAACCTCTCGCCGGACAAGCGCCAGGTCTTCCGCGAAGCCTTCCGGGTCCTCCGGCCGGGCGGCCGCCTGCGCGTCTCCGACATGGTCTGGCTGGGCGAGCGGCCTGCGGACGCCGAAGGCGCCGAGTCCTGGGCCGGCTGCGTCGCGGGCGCCCTGCCGCTTCAGGAATACCTGGCCGCGATCCAGGAAGCTGGCTTTACCGGCGCGCGGGCCGAGCCAAAGCAGCTTGACCCAGAAAAGACGCTGGCCAGCGCGCTCATATACGCCGAGAAGCCCTGA